A genomic window from Lentibacter algarum includes:
- a CDS encoding acetyl/propionyl/methylcrotonyl-CoA carboxylase subunit alpha, giving the protein MFEKILIANRGEIACRVIESARALGVRTVAVYSDADSASKHVALADEAVYIGGSAPAESYLRGDVLIGVAKETGAQAIHPGYGFLSENPDFVEAVEAAGLVFIGPSASAIKAMGLKDAAKALMHEAGVPVVPGYHGKNQDPEHLAGAADDIGYPVLIKAVAGGGGKGMRLVETPSAFMDALESAKGEAKTAFGNEDVLIEKFVTQPRHIEVQVFGDGEKAVHLFERDCSLQRRHQKVIEEAPAPGMTAEMRAAMGDAAVKAAEAIGYKGAGTVEFIVDGSRGLRADGFWFMEMNTRLQVEHPVTEAITGVDLVEWQLRVASGEGLPKRQDELSITGHAFESRLYAEDVPKGFLPATGTLAHLAFPEGARADSGVRTSDTISPFYDPMIAKIITHGPSRAVALKRMARALAETQVAGTVTNLSFLGALCAHEGFAAGDVDTGLIGRDLDSLVQAPLPSDEERALAALVALGLTGAGWPTGFHLWSAMKRQVRLSFKDEAFDVVVESLNEAAHDVSFGDTRVEARCVGGRWRLNGQLAPDAMLKDGKAYVFAQYGLSFDVIDPLERAASVGAGAALIEAPMPGLVKAVFTRAGEPVKAGDRLAILEAMKMEHSLLAARDGIVAEVLCEAGAQVEAGAALIRLEEEDAEAAA; this is encoded by the coding sequence ATGTTTGAGAAGATTCTGATAGCGAACCGAGGCGAGATTGCTTGCCGTGTGATTGAGAGCGCAAGGGCGCTGGGGGTGCGCACGGTTGCGGTCTATTCGGACGCGGATAGTGCGAGCAAGCATGTCGCACTGGCCGATGAGGCGGTATATATCGGCGGCTCTGCCCCAGCCGAAAGCTATTTGCGCGGCGATGTGCTGATTGGTGTGGCCAAAGAGACGGGCGCTCAGGCAATCCATCCTGGATATGGTTTTTTGAGTGAGAACCCCGATTTTGTAGAAGCTGTTGAGGCGGCGGGGCTTGTGTTTATTGGGCCGTCGGCCAGCGCGATCAAGGCCATGGGCCTCAAGGACGCGGCCAAGGCGCTGATGCATGAGGCAGGTGTGCCTGTTGTGCCGGGCTATCATGGCAAAAACCAAGACCCAGAGCATCTTGCAGGTGCTGCGGATGATATCGGCTATCCTGTGCTGATCAAGGCTGTGGCGGGCGGCGGCGGCAAGGGGATGCGCCTTGTTGAGACGCCGAGTGCCTTTATGGATGCGCTGGAGAGCGCGAAGGGCGAGGCCAAGACAGCTTTTGGCAACGAAGATGTCCTTATTGAGAAGTTTGTAACCCAGCCACGCCACATCGAAGTTCAGGTGTTTGGCGATGGCGAAAAAGCCGTGCATCTCTTTGAGCGGGACTGCTCTCTGCAGCGTCGTCATCAGAAAGTGATTGAAGAAGCGCCCGCGCCAGGGATGACTGCCGAGATGCGTGCTGCGATGGGCGATGCGGCTGTGAAAGCCGCTGAGGCGATCGGCTATAAGGGCGCAGGGACCGTTGAGTTTATCGTTGACGGCTCGCGCGGGCTACGTGCCGATGGGTTCTGGTTTATGGAGATGAACACGCGACTTCAGGTTGAGCACCCTGTGACCGAAGCGATCACGGGTGTTGATCTGGTGGAGTGGCAGTTGCGGGTGGCGTCGGGTGAGGGCTTGCCCAAGCGCCAAGACGAGCTGAGCATTACGGGGCACGCCTTTGAAAGCCGCCTCTATGCGGAGGATGTTCCCAAGGGCTTTTTGCCCGCCACGGGAACGCTTGCGCATCTGGCCTTCCCTGAAGGCGCGCGGGCCGACAGTGGCGTGCGCACGAGCGACACCATTAGCCCGTTTTATGACCCGATGATTGCCAAGATCATCACCCACGGGCCGAGCCGTGCCGTTGCACTGAAGCGCATGGCGCGGGCGCTTGCGGAGACGCAAGTGGCGGGGACGGTGACAAACTTGAGTTTCCTTGGTGCGCTTTGTGCGCATGAGGGTTTTGCGGCGGGCGATGTGGACACGGGGCTGATTGGCCGCGATCTGGACAGCCTTGTGCAAGCCCCTTTGCCAAGTGATGAGGAGCGCGCGTTGGCGGCTTTGGTGGCGCTTGGGCTTACGGGCGCAGGCTGGCCGACTGGCTTTCATCTTTGGTCCGCGATGAAGCGGCAGGTGCGCCTGAGCTTTAAAGATGAAGCCTTTGACGTCGTTGTAGAAAGTCTGAACGAAGCGGCACATGATGTGAGCTTTGGCGACACCCGTGTTGAGGCGCGGTGTGTTGGAGGGCGTTGGCGGCTCAATGGGCAGCTGGCGCCTGATGCGATGCTCAAGGACGGCAAGGCCTATGTCTTTGCGCAGTATGGCCTTTCCTTTGATGTGATCGATCCTTTGGAGCGCGCGGCGTCTGTCGGTGCTGGCGCAGCCCTTATTGAGGCGCCGATGCCTGGGCTTGTGAAGGCTGTCTTTACCCGAGCAGGTGAGCCTGTGAAAGCGGGCGATAGGCTCGCGATTTTGGAAGCCATGAAGATGGAGCACTCGCTTCTGGCGGCGCGCGACGGGATTGTGGCGGAAGTGCTCTGTGAGGCTGGAGCCCAAGTGGAGGCAGGGGCTGCCCTTATTCGGCTGGAAGAGGAAGACGCGGAGGCGGCGGCATGA
- a CDS encoding glutathione S-transferase family protein produces MITLHHVPQSRSMRVLWLLHELEVPDFQVQVQVHPFDRGLRSPEFLTLSPAGRVPAMEIEGERMFESGAMIEYLCERFPERNLGREPSNPDRMAWLTWLHFAETVTVHAAALTQQHIMLYEDYMRSPYIMQLEAKRLAKCYEAIEARLSTPVENRDYLLTSGFSAVDIAVGQAVYVGRHFVKTDDYPELSAWYERITERSSFAATMAVGEQKLYTEAFYAPWPFPERSET; encoded by the coding sequence ATGATCACGCTCCACCACGTTCCTCAAAGTCGCTCGATGCGCGTGCTTTGGTTGTTGCATGAACTGGAAGTGCCTGATTTTCAGGTGCAGGTGCAGGTGCATCCGTTTGACCGCGGCCTGCGTTCACCTGAATTTCTCACGCTGAGCCCTGCGGGGCGCGTGCCGGCGATGGAGATCGAAGGGGAGCGGATGTTTGAGAGTGGCGCGATGATTGAATATCTTTGCGAGCGCTTTCCAGAGCGTAATCTGGGCCGCGAGCCAAGCAACCCTGATCGTATGGCGTGGCTGACATGGTTGCATTTTGCCGAGACGGTAACGGTTCATGCCGCAGCACTGACGCAGCAGCATATTATGCTGTACGAAGACTATATGCGTTCGCCCTATATCATGCAGCTTGAGGCGAAGCGGCTGGCGAAGTGTTATGAGGCGATCGAAGCGCGGCTGTCTACGCCTGTGGAGAACCGTGACTACCTGCTAACATCCGGGTTTTCGGCTGTTGATATTGCTGTCGGGCAGGCAGTCTATGTTGGCAGGCATTTCGTGAAGACTGACGACTACCCTGAGCTTTCAGCTTGGTATGAGCGGATCACCGAGCGCTCGAGTTTTGCGGCGACCATGGCTGTCGGAGAACAGAAGCTTTACACAGAGGCGTTTTATGCGCCGTGGCCCTTCCCTGAGCGGAGCGAGACATGA
- a CDS encoding hydroxymethylglutaryl-CoA lyase encodes MSGYVEIFEVGPRDGLQNEKRQIPTAEKIALVNCLSEAGFKRIEIASFVSPKWVPQMADSADVLAGIMRAEGVSYAALTPNLRGFEGALAAKADEIAIFGSASEGFSKANINATVAESLERFAPVAEAAKAVGLPMRGYISCVTDCPYDGATAPEAVARVAKALHEMGCYEISLGDTIGQARPETIDAMLAAVLEEMPASELAGHYHDTSGRALSNIEASLARGVRVFDAAVGGLGGCPYAPGAAGNVATEAVHDRLVELGYETGLDRAVLIRAADMARAMRKEQDNV; translated from the coding sequence ATGAGCGGATATGTCGAAATTTTTGAGGTCGGCCCGAGGGACGGTTTGCAGAATGAAAAGCGCCAAATCCCGACCGCGGAGAAAATTGCGCTGGTGAACTGTCTGTCTGAGGCGGGTTTCAAGCGGATTGAGATTGCAAGTTTTGTGAGCCCCAAATGGGTGCCGCAGATGGCGGACAGCGCTGATGTTTTGGCGGGAATCATGCGCGCGGAAGGCGTTTCTTATGCAGCGCTGACACCGAACTTGCGCGGCTTTGAAGGCGCGTTGGCGGCGAAGGCAGATGAGATTGCCATTTTCGGATCGGCGTCAGAAGGATTTTCAAAGGCCAATATCAACGCAACCGTTGCCGAAAGTCTTGAGCGCTTTGCACCAGTGGCTGAGGCCGCTAAGGCGGTAGGGCTGCCAATGCGGGGGTATATTTCTTGTGTGACGGATTGCCCCTATGACGGGGCGACAGCGCCCGAAGCTGTGGCACGCGTTGCCAAGGCCCTGCACGAGATGGGCTGCTATGAGATCAGCCTTGGCGACACAATCGGGCAGGCGCGTCCCGAGACAATCGATGCGATGCTGGCGGCTGTGCTTGAAGAGATGCCTGCAAGTGAGCTTGCGGGGCATTATCACGACACGAGCGGGCGCGCGCTCAGCAACATTGAAGCCTCACTGGCGCGCGGTGTCAGGGTGTTTGACGCGGCTGTAGGTGGGCTTGGTGGCTGTCCCTATGCCCCTGGTGCTGCGGGCAATGTTGCGACAGAGGCTGTGCATGACAGACTTGTTGAGCTTGGATATGAAACCGGGCTGGACCGTGCGGTCTTGATCCGTGCCGCAGATATGGCGCGCGCGATGCGCAAGGAGCAGGATAATGTATAA
- a CDS encoding crotonase/enoyl-CoA hydratase family protein codes for MYNTIEIETDARGVATLWLAREDKHNALSAEMIRELTGAAKALGKDDGVRVVVLAAKGKSFCAGGDLRWMQDQMAADAQTRREGARELAMMLNALNELPKPLIARVQGNAFGGGIGMMSVADVALGVPEAKFGLTEVKLGLIPATISPYVLARMGEDKARRVFMSARLFGAEEARELNLLARVVEADSLDAAVDAEVLPYLAAAPKAVAASKALARSLGPAITPAIIEATIDRLVETWEGEEAREGIAAFFEKRRAPWVL; via the coding sequence ATGTATAACACGATCGAGATTGAAACAGATGCGCGCGGTGTGGCCACGCTCTGGCTTGCGCGTGAAGACAAACACAACGCGCTGAGCGCCGAGATGATCCGAGAGTTGACAGGGGCAGCGAAAGCACTTGGCAAGGATGATGGGGTGCGCGTGGTTGTATTGGCCGCAAAGGGCAAGAGCTTTTGCGCGGGTGGCGATCTGCGCTGGATGCAAGACCAGATGGCGGCGGATGCCCAGACGCGGCGTGAGGGAGCGCGTGAGCTTGCGATGATGCTGAATGCACTCAATGAGTTGCCCAAGCCCTTGATTGCACGAGTACAGGGCAATGCCTTCGGCGGTGGGATCGGCATGATGTCTGTCGCTGATGTTGCGCTTGGCGTGCCCGAGGCAAAATTTGGCCTGACCGAAGTGAAGCTTGGACTGATTCCTGCCACGATCAGCCCTTATGTTCTCGCTCGGATGGGAGAAGATAAAGCGCGGCGTGTGTTTATGTCGGCGAGATTGTTTGGGGCAGAGGAGGCGCGCGAGCTGAATCTGCTGGCAAGGGTTGTCGAGGCAGACTCACTTGACGCTGCCGTGGATGCAGAAGTCCTACCGTATCTGGCGGCAGCGCCAAAAGCCGTGGCTGCGTCAAAAGCGCTCGCGCGCAGTCTTGGACCTGCGATTACGCCGGCAATTATCGAGGCGACAATTGATCGTCTGGTTGAGACTTGGGAAGGCGAAGAAGCGCGTGAAGGGATTGCAGCGTTTTTTGAAAAGCGCCGCGCACCTTGGGTGCTTTGA
- a CDS encoding NADH-quinone oxidoreductase subunit A has product MEEMLREYLPILILLVIAIGLGLVLILAALILAVRNPDPEKVSAYECGFNAFDDARMKFDVRFYLVSILFIIFDLEIAMLFPWAVAFKDISMVGFWSMMVFLGVLTAGFAYEWKKGALEWS; this is encoded by the coding sequence GTGGAAGAGATGCTGCGGGAATACCTCCCTATTCTGATCTTACTTGTTATTGCCATCGGCTTAGGCCTTGTTTTGATCCTTGCTGCCCTCATTCTTGCAGTGCGCAACCCTGACCCCGAAAAGGTCTCGGCTTATGAATGCGGCTTCAACGCATTTGATGATGCCCGGATGAAATTTGACGTGCGGTTTTATCTCGTGTCGATTCTCTTCATCATTTTCGATCTGGAAATTGCGATGCTCTTTCCTTGGGCTGTTGCTTTCAAAGATATCAGCATGGTTGGCTTCTGGTCGATGATGGTTTTCCTCGGTGTGCTGACAGCTGGCTTTGCTTACGAATGGAAGAAGGGGGCGCTCGAATGGTCATGA
- a CDS encoding NADH-quinone oxidoreductase subunit B, which yields MTSTGIQTGLNTAGVDKETSTQALNAELQDKGFLLTSAEDLINWARTGSLHWMTFGLACCAVEMMHTSMPRYDAERFGIAPRASPRQSDVMIVAGTLTNKMAPALRKVYDQMPEPRYVISMGSCANGGGYYHYSYSVVRGCDRIVPVDIYVPGCPPTAEALLYGIMQLARKIRRTGTIAR from the coding sequence ATGACCTCAACGGGCATCCAAACGGGCCTCAATACGGCTGGTGTGGACAAAGAAACTTCGACGCAGGCTTTGAACGCCGAGTTGCAAGATAAGGGCTTTTTGCTGACGTCAGCGGAAGACCTGATCAACTGGGCGCGCACGGGCTCGCTGCACTGGATGACCTTTGGTCTTGCGTGCTGTGCTGTCGAAATGATGCACACCTCGATGCCGCGTTATGATGCGGAGCGCTTCGGGATTGCGCCGCGCGCCAGCCCGCGCCAGTCAGATGTGATGATCGTGGCGGGGACGCTGACCAATAAGATGGCCCCCGCGCTGCGCAAGGTTTATGACCAGATGCCAGAGCCGCGCTATGTGATTTCAATGGGATCTTGTGCGAATGGCGGTGGCTATTACCACTACAGCTATTCTGTGGTGCGTGGGTGTGATCGGATTGTGCCCGTGGATATTTATGTCCCAGGCTGCCCTCCGACGGCGGAAGCACTTCTTTACGGGATCATGCAGCTGGCGCGTAAAATCCGCCGCACAGGAACGATTGCGCGCTAA
- a CDS encoding NADH-quinone oxidoreductase subunit C — protein sequence MSEELRELGALIEAKRPDCVLGWDVSFGELSVDVAPANIAGLVDFLKTDNACKFSTLVDLTAVDYPERPKRFEVVYHFLSMFQNHRIRLKMAIREDEIVPSITEVHPSANWFEREVFDMFGILFSGHPDLRRILTDYGFRGYPLRKDFPTTGYVELRYDEAQKRVVYEPVKLVQEYRQFDFMSPWEGANYILPGDEKGEGAK from the coding sequence ATGAGCGAAGAGCTGCGAGAGCTGGGCGCGTTGATCGAGGCCAAACGGCCAGATTGTGTGCTGGGTTGGGATGTGAGCTTTGGTGAGCTAAGCGTGGATGTGGCCCCTGCGAATATTGCGGGGCTTGTCGACTTTTTGAAGACTGACAACGCTTGCAAGTTTTCGACCTTGGTTGACCTGACGGCTGTAGACTATCCCGAGCGCCCCAAGCGGTTTGAGGTTGTCTATCACTTCCTGAGCATGTTTCAGAACCACCGTATTCGCTTGAAAATGGCGATCCGTGAGGATGAGATCGTGCCGTCGATCACAGAGGTGCACCCAAGCGCGAACTGGTTTGAGCGTGAAGTCTTTGACATGTTTGGCATTCTCTTCAGCGGTCACCCAGACCTGCGCCGCATCCTGACAGACTACGGTTTTCGTGGCTATCCGCTTCGTAAGGATTTTCCGACAACAGGCTATGTTGAGCTGCGCTATGACGAGGCGCAAAAGCGCGTTGTTTATGAGCCAGTTAAGCTGGTGCAGGAGTATCGGCAGTTTGACTTCATGAGCCCGTGGGAGGGCGCGAACTACATCCTTCCAGGTGATGAAAAAGGCGAGGGCGCGAAATGA
- a CDS encoding NADH-quinone oxidoreductase subunit D, with product MDGTSFDDAQTGEQKIRNFNLNFGPQHPAAHGVLRLVLELDGEIVERCDPHIGLLHRGTEKLMESRTYLQNLPYFDRLDYVGTMNQEHAWCLAIEKLTGVEVPRRASLIRVLYCEIGRILNHLLNVTTQALDVGALTPPVWGFEEREKLMVFYERACGARLHAAYFRPGGVHQDLPPDLIDDIEEWAIGFPKFLEDLGGLLTENRIFKQRNVEIGVITEQDVLDWAMSGVMARSVGMAWDLRRAQPYECYDEFEFQIPVGKNGDCYDRYLMRMEEMRQSAHIMIQACHKLRAPDGQGDILARGKLTPPKRAEMKTSMEALIHHFKLYTEGFHVPEGETYVCVEAPKGEFGVYLVSDGSNKPYRSKIRAPGYLHLQAMDHIARGYQLADVAAIIGTMDVVFGEIDR from the coding sequence ATGGACGGCACGAGCTTTGATGACGCCCAGACGGGCGAGCAGAAAATTCGCAACTTTAACCTGAACTTTGGTCCGCAGCACCCTGCTGCGCACGGCGTTTTGCGTCTTGTTCTGGAGCTTGACGGTGAGATTGTTGAGCGGTGTGATCCGCATATCGGGCTGCTGCACCGTGGCACGGAAAAGCTCATGGAGAGCCGGACCTATTTGCAAAACCTGCCGTACTTTGACCGCCTTGATTATGTCGGCACGATGAACCAAGAGCATGCTTGGTGCTTGGCGATTGAAAAGCTGACAGGTGTGGAAGTGCCGCGCCGTGCGAGCCTTATTCGCGTGCTGTATTGCGAGATCGGCCGCATTCTGAACCACTTGCTCAACGTGACAACGCAAGCGCTTGACGTGGGAGCGCTCACGCCGCCTGTTTGGGGCTTTGAAGAGCGCGAAAAGCTGATGGTCTTTTACGAGCGGGCCTGTGGTGCGCGTTTGCACGCGGCTTATTTCCGTCCTGGCGGTGTCCACCAAGACCTGCCGCCTGATTTGATTGACGATATCGAAGAGTGGGCCATCGGCTTTCCGAAGTTTCTGGAAGACCTTGGTGGCTTGCTGACCGAGAACCGCATTTTCAAACAGCGCAATGTCGAGATCGGTGTGATCACCGAGCAGGACGTTCTGGATTGGGCGATGTCGGGCGTTATGGCGCGCTCTGTTGGTATGGCGTGGGATTTGCGCCGCGCGCAGCCCTACGAATGCTATGATGAATTCGAATTCCAGATTCCTGTGGGCAAGAACGGCGACTGCTATGACCGTTACTTGATGCGCATGGAAGAAATGCGCCAGTCGGCACACATCATGATTCAGGCGTGCCACAAGCTTCGGGCGCCTGACGGGCAGGGCGACATTCTTGCGCGGGGTAAGCTTACGCCGCCCAAGCGCGCTGAGATGAAAACGTCGATGGAAGCGCTCATTCACCACTTTAAACTCTACACCGAGGGCTTCCATGTGCCCGAAGGCGAGACCTATGTCTGTGTTGAAGCACCGAAGGGCGAATTTGGCGTCTATCTGGTGTCTGATGGTTCCAATAAGCCTTACCGTAGTAAAATCCGCGCTCCGGGATATCTGCATTTGCAGGCCATGGACCATATCGCGCGGGGCTATCAGCTTGCTGATGTTGCTGCGATCATCGGGACTATGGATGTTGTGTTTGGGGAGATCGACAGGTGA
- a CDS encoding NADH-quinone oxidoreductase subunit E, with translation MLRRLYHDQPESFAFTPANQQWAEAQITKYPEGRQASAVIPLLWRAQEQEGWVTRPIIETVANMLGMAQIRVLEVASFYFMFQLQPVGSVAHIQVCGTLSCMICGAEDLIAVCKEKIAAKPHQLSEDGCFSWEEVECLGACSNAPMAQIGKDYYEDLTAEGLGKIIDELAAGRVPVPGPQNGRYAAEPLSGLTSLVEHDSGKTQYNASAQLAVDLGETVKRIDGTEVPILTPWLDRTDKSAGKAKGTKAAAKSAAKVKAPAKSVAATKPAAKAKASAKPAAQTGAVAEKKPRTMTAPRKAGADNLKLISGVGPKLEQTLNELGFWHFDQIAKWTGDEIAWVDSRLKFKGRIERDDWMAQASILAAGGETEFSKKSKK, from the coding sequence ATGCTTCGTCGTCTTTATCATGATCAGCCAGAGAGCTTTGCTTTCACGCCTGCAAACCAACAGTGGGCCGAGGCGCAGATCACAAAATACCCCGAAGGCCGCCAAGCGAGTGCGGTTATTCCGCTGTTGTGGCGTGCGCAGGAGCAAGAGGGCTGGGTGACTCGTCCGATCATTGAGACAGTTGCCAACATGCTGGGGATGGCGCAAATCCGCGTGCTCGAGGTGGCCTCTTTTTACTTTATGTTCCAACTGCAACCTGTTGGTTCTGTTGCGCATATTCAGGTTTGCGGAACATTGTCCTGCATGATTTGCGGCGCGGAAGATTTGATTGCCGTGTGCAAAGAGAAAATCGCTGCTAAGCCACATCAGCTTTCAGAGGATGGGTGCTTTTCTTGGGAAGAAGTCGAGTGCTTGGGTGCGTGTTCCAATGCGCCGATGGCTCAAATCGGCAAGGATTATTACGAAGACCTTACAGCTGAAGGCTTGGGCAAGATCATTGACGAGCTTGCTGCGGGGCGCGTGCCTGTGCCTGGTCCGCAAAACGGACGTTACGCGGCTGAGCCTTTGTCTGGGCTGACATCTCTCGTCGAACATGACAGCGGCAAGACACAGTATAATGCGAGTGCGCAGCTTGCTGTGGATCTCGGTGAGACAGTGAAGCGGATTGACGGGACAGAGGTTCCGATCTTGACGCCATGGCTTGACCGCACAGATAAATCGGCTGGAAAGGCGAAAGGGACCAAAGCGGCAGCAAAGTCTGCGGCGAAGGTTAAGGCGCCGGCCAAATCGGTTGCCGCCACGAAGCCAGCAGCAAAGGCCAAGGCCTCTGCCAAGCCAGCGGCGCAAACTGGCGCTGTGGCAGAGAAAAAGCCACGCACCATGACAGCACCGCGTAAAGCGGGCGCGGACAATTTGAAGCTTATCAGCGGTGTCGGGCCAAAGCTCGAACAAACGTTGAATGAACTCGGCTTCTGGCATTTTGACCAGATTGCGAAATGGACGGGTGACGAGATCGCTTGGGTGGACAGCCGCCTCAAGTTTAAAGGCCGCATCGAGCGCGATGACTGGATGGCGCAAGCCAGCATTCTTGCGGCGGGTGGTGAAACTGAATTTTCCAAGAAGAGTAAAAAATAA
- a CDS encoding DUF5337 domain-containing protein → MAVSSDQDQKQARAGRVVSLVIAGAMVLWLAAQWLGPQLGLPGRYALLIDFAAIGALVWALVVTLQLWRKRQDKEG, encoded by the coding sequence ATGGCTGTGAGCAGTGATCAGGATCAAAAGCAGGCACGGGCAGGGCGGGTTGTTTCACTCGTTATCGCTGGTGCAATGGTTTTGTGGCTTGCTGCTCAATGGCTGGGGCCTCAACTGGGGCTTCCGGGGCGCTACGCGCTCTTGATAGATTTTGCGGCGATTGGCGCGCTCGTTTGGGCGCTGGTTGTCACGTTGCAGCTCTGGCGTAAGCGCCAGGACAAAGAGGGTTAA
- the nuoF gene encoding NADH-quinone oxidoreductase subunit NuoF, with the protein MLKDQDRIFTNIYGMHERTLRGAQARGHWDGTDKLIGKGRDWIIDEMKASGLRGRGGAGFPTGLKWSFMPKESDGRPSYLVVNADESEPGTCKDREIMRHDPHTLIEGCLIASFAMQAHACYIYIRGEYIREKEALQAAIDEAYDAGLVGKNACGSGWDFDIYLHHGAGAYICGEETALLESLEGKKGMPRMKPPFPAGAGLYGCPTTVNNVESIAVVPTILRRGASWFSSFGRQNNAGTKLFAISGHVNNPCVVEEEMSISFEELIEKHCGGIRGGWNNLQAVIPGGSSVPCVRGEHMKDAIMDFDYLRGELGSGLGTAAVIVMDNSVDMIKAIWRLAKFYKHESCGQCTPCREGTGWMMRVMERLVEGNASMEEIDMLWDVTKQVEGHTICALGDAAAWPIQGLIKNFRGEIEDRIRAQASGKTLAAE; encoded by the coding sequence ATGCTCAAAGATCAGGACCGTATCTTTACCAATATCTACGGAATGCACGAGCGCACCTTGCGCGGCGCGCAGGCGCGTGGACATTGGGACGGGACCGACAAGCTTATCGGCAAAGGCCGTGACTGGATCATCGACGAGATGAAAGCCAGCGGCTTGCGCGGGCGCGGCGGTGCGGGTTTCCCAACGGGTCTGAAGTGGAGCTTCATGCCCAAAGAGAGCGACGGTCGTCCTTCTTATTTGGTCGTGAACGCGGATGAATCTGAGCCAGGTACATGTAAAGACCGTGAAATCATGCGCCATGATCCGCATACGCTGATTGAGGGCTGCCTGATTGCGAGCTTCGCGATGCAAGCCCATGCCTGCTACATTTATATTCGCGGTGAATACATCCGCGAAAAGGAAGCGCTTCAGGCGGCTATCGACGAGGCATATGACGCAGGTCTTGTTGGCAAGAATGCGTGTGGCAGCGGGTGGGATTTTGACATCTATTTGCACCATGGTGCAGGCGCTTATATCTGCGGTGAAGAAACCGCGCTTCTGGAGAGCCTTGAAGGCAAGAAGGGCATGCCTCGTATGAAGCCGCCGTTCCCAGCGGGGGCGGGTCTTTATGGCTGCCCAACGACGGTTAACAACGTTGAGAGTATTGCTGTCGTTCCGACGATCCTGCGCCGCGGCGCGAGCTGGTTCTCAAGCTTTGGTCGCCAAAACAACGCCGGAACGAAGCTTTTTGCCATCTCTGGCCACGTGAACAACCCTTGTGTTGTTGAAGAAGAAATGAGCATCAGCTTTGAAGAGCTGATTGAGAAGCATTGCGGCGGTATACGCGGCGGTTGGAACAACCTTCAGGCCGTTATTCCTGGTGGTTCGTCGGTGCCTTGTGTGCGCGGTGAGCACATGAAAGACGCGATCATGGATTTCGATTATCTGCGTGGTGAGCTGGGCTCGGGCCTTGGCACAGCGGCTGTGATCGTGATGGATAATTCAGTCGACATGATCAAAGCGATCTGGCGCTTGGCTAAGTTTTACAAGCATGAAAGCTGCGGGCAGTGCACGCCTTGTCGTGAAGGCACAGGCTGGATGATGCGCGTGATGGAGCGGCTTGTTGAAGGCAATGCGAGCATGGAAGAGATCGACATGCTGTGGGATGTGACCAAGCAGGTCGAAGGCCATACCATTTGCGCGCTTGGTGATGCGGCGGCTTGGCCTATTCAGGGGCTTATCAAGAATTTCCGTGGAGAAATTGAAGACCGTATCAGAGCCCAAGCTTCGGGCAAGACATTGGCAGCGGAGTAA
- a CDS encoding DUF3291 domain-containing protein — protein MHLAELNIGRLNAPVDDPRVHDFMANLDRVNGMGKRMPGFVWMMEGSGEPGTGNTENSIGDDPQFVANLTVWEDADSLRNFVWNTVHKQFYERRAEWFELLGEQHFVMWHVADGHKPTLEEALARLEHLKAQGDSDFAFGWDALEGAAEWHAKQCGVAA, from the coding sequence ATGCACCTCGCAGAGCTCAATATTGGCCGTTTGAATGCCCCAGTGGATGATCCACGGGTGCATGATTTCATGGCCAATCTTGACCGTGTGAACGGAATGGGCAAACGCATGCCCGGCTTTGTGTGGATGATGGAAGGCTCGGGCGAGCCGGGAACAGGCAATACCGAGAACAGTATTGGCGACGATCCTCAGTTTGTGGCGAACCTGACGGTGTGGGAAGATGCGGATAGTTTACGCAACTTTGTTTGGAACACGGTTCACAAGCAGTTTTATGAGCGTCGCGCAGAGTGGTTTGAGCTTTTGGGCGAGCAGCATTTTGTAATGTGGCATGTGGCCGATGGCCATAAGCCGACGCTTGAAGAAGCGCTGGCGCGGCTTGAGCACCTAAAGGCGCAGGGCGATAGCGACTTTGCCTTTGGCTGGGACGCCCTTGAAGGTGCGGCTGAGTGGCATGCAAAGCAATGCGGGGTAGCGGCATAA